A genomic region of Raphanus sativus cultivar WK10039 chromosome 6, ASM80110v3, whole genome shotgun sequence contains the following coding sequences:
- the LOC108810253 gene encoding ervatamin-B, whose product MKSIMVLGTILTILFTSFRISQATSRTITFHKPSMVDKHGQWMARFSRVYRDELEKQMRHDLFKKNLKFIEDFNKKENKGYKLGLNEFADWTNEEFLATHTGLKNITRTSPSMVEEKTMSSMSWNVSDVVGESKDWRSEGAVTPVKYQGQCGCCWAFSAVAAVEGVTKIASGKLVSLSEQQLLDCDREYDKGCNGGVMSDAFNYIIQNQGIASEESYSYQGSDGSCRSNARPAARISGFQSVPSNNERALLEAVSRQPVSISMDASGDGFMHYSGGVYDGPCGTSANHAVTFVGYGTTQDGTKYWLAKNSWGETWGENGYIRIRRDVAWPQGMCGVAQYAFYPVA is encoded by the exons ATGAAATCTATCATGGTCTTGGGCACGATTTTGACCATTCTTTTCACGAGTTTCAGAATTTCTCAAGCTACGTCTCGTACCATAACCTTCCACAAGCCGTCGATGGTTGATAAACATGGGCAATGGATGGCTAGATTCTCTCGCGTTTACCGTGACGAGCTCGAGAAACAGATGCGACACGATTTGTTCAAAAAGAACTTGAAGTTTATTGAAGACTTCAACAAAAAAGAGAACAAAGGCTACAAGCTTGGTCTCAATGAATTCGCAGACTGGACCAACGAGGAGTTCCTAGCAACGCACACCGGGCTAAAGAATATAACTCGAACTTCCCCATCCATGGTGGAAGAAAAAACGATGTCGTCTATGTCTTGGAACGTCAGTGACGTGGTGGGCGAGAGCAAAGACTGGAGAAGTGAAGGAGCTGTCACTCCTGTCAAGTACCAAGGCCAATGCG GATGTTGCTGGGCGTTTTCTGCTGTAGCAGCAGTGGAAGGTGTGACTAAGATCGCCAGCGGGAAACTCGTATCTTTGTCCGAACAACAGCTTCTAGACTGCGACAGAGAGTACGACAAAGGCTGCAACGGTGGTGTAATGTCGGATGCTTTCAACTATATAATCCAAAACCAAGGCATCGCTTCGGAGGAGTCCTACTCTTACCAAGGATCAGATGGGAGTTGCCGGTCCAATGCAAGACCCGCTGCACGGATCAGCGGTTTCCAATCAGTCCCCAGCAACAACGAGCGGGCCTTGCTCGAGGCCGTATCGAGGCAACCTGTCTCTATCTCGATGGATGCTAGTGGGGATGGGTTCATGCATTACTCAGGGGGAGTATACGACGGGCCTTGTGGAACAAGCGCGAATCATGCGGTTACGTTTGTTGGGTATGGGACGACCCAGGACGGGACGAAATATTGGCTGGCTAAGAACTCTTGGGGTGAAACTTGGGGAGAAAATGGTTACATTAGGATACGTAGAGACGTGGCTTGGCCTCAGGGCATGTGTGGTGTAGCCCAGTATGCTTTTTATCCGGTTGCGTAA
- the LOC108806487 gene encoding uncharacterized protein YNL011C isoform X3 — protein MAEICFFGGLVHYKAPSPSSSLHYSLFRSKSHHYSLMSASVSVECHSSSTSTVEPPSLLVFSGGTGFNGVVEELKKLTTRVAHVLPVSDDGGSTAEIVRVLGGPAVGDIRSRCLRLSDESTSEALAVRRLLGHRLPIDPHKAKKDWYDIVEGNHSLWDGVSRPYRETIRAFLIYFQNEILRRPNDSFCFANGSIGNFFFAGARIFFQSLDAAIFLFSRVSEIPCDSLVLPVISTNDRLTLGCELQDGTIIRGQNEISHPTNGTMQTVDKRHSSTLPSKMKRVFYMSSEGNNLLHEVFPPVNPTVLDQLRSVDCIVYAMGSLFTSICPSLVLLGVGEIISSRSCRKVLLLNGTQDRETSGFTASCFVTAIADALNRTHGDPNIRLNNPPGYYINTLLVPKDGEIAVDLKQLSEQGIDDVRVVETVRDPKHGVLFNPSSLINTLASLVE, from the exons ATGGCGGAGATATGCTTTTTTGGAGGACTGGTCCATTATAAGGCTCCATCTCCTTCCTCCTCTCTTCATTATTCTCTCTTCCGCTCCAAATCCCATCACTATTCTCTCATGTCCGCCTCCGTATCAGTCGAATGCcactcctcctccacctccaccgtTGAGCCACCTTCCCTCCTCGTCTTCTCAG GGGGCACTGGATTTAACGGTGTGGTGGAAGAGCTGAAGAAGTTAACAACCAGAGTCGCTCATGTTCTTCCTGTCTCTGATGATGGAGGGAGTACTGCTGAGATTGTTCGTGTTCTCG GTGGACCAGCGGTTGGTGACATACGTTCAAGATGTTTAAGGCTGTCTGATGAAAGTACTTCAGAGGCACTTGCTGTTAGGAGGTTGCTTGGACATCGTTTACCTATTGATCCACATAAGGCCAAGAAAGATTG GTACGATATCGTGGAAGGCAATCATTCTCTGTGGGATGGTGTATCAAGACCTTACAGAGAAACAATCCGCGCTTTCTTAATTTACTTTCAGAATGAG ATCCTTAGACGACCTAATGATTCATTTTGCTTCGCTAATGGAAG CATTGGGAACTTCTTCTTTGCAGGAGCGAGGATCTTTTTCCAGTCTTTAGACGCTGCCATCTTTCTCTTTTCCCGTGTCTCAGAGATTCCTTGCGACAGTTTGGTCCTCCCTGTGATATCAACCAACGATAGGCTCACACTAGGATGTGAGTTACAG GATGGGACTATAATACGCGGACAGAACGAGATCTCTCACCCGACCAATGGGACTATGCAGACCGTTGACAAG AGACATTCTTCGACTCTTCCATCAAAGATGAAGAGAGTGTTTTACATGTCAAGCGAGGGCAATAATCTGCTTCATGAG GTCTTCCCACCAGTTAACCCAACTGTCTTGGACCAGTTGAGAAGCGTGGACTGTATCGTTTACGCTATGGGATCCCTATTCACTTCCATTTGCCCATCACTG GTTCTGCTTGGTGTTGGGGAGATTATCTCTTCCAGGTCATGTCGTAAGGTGCTTCTTCTGAACGGTACACAAGACCGAGAAACCAGCGGCTTCACTGCTTCTTGCTTTGTGACTGCTATTGCTGACGCTCTCAACAGAACTCATGGAGATCCTAATATCCGTCTAAACAATCCA CCTGGATACTACATCAACACTCTGTTGGTACCAAAAGATGGAGAAATAGCTGTAGATCTCAAACAATTGTCTGAACAAGGAATCGATGATGTT AGAGTTGTGGAGACTGTTCGTGACCCAAAGCACGGCGTCTTGTTCAACCCGAGCTCACTGATTAACACATTAGCCAGTTTGGTGGAGTAA
- the LOC108806487 gene encoding uncharacterized protein YNL011C isoform X2, protein MAEICFFGGLVHYKAPSPSSSLHYSLFRSKSHHYSLMSASVSVECHSSSTSTVEPPSLLVFSGGTGFNGVVEELKKLTTRVAHVLPVSDDGGSTAEIVRVLGGPAVGDIRSRCLRLSDESTSEALAVRRLLGHRLPIDPHKAKKDWYDIVEGNHSLWDGVSRPYRETIRAFLIYFQNEILRRPNDSFCFANGSIGNFFFAGARIFFQSLDAAIFLFSRVSEIPCDSLVLPVISTNDRLTLGCELQDGTIIRGQNEISHPTNGTMQTVDKRHSSTLPSKMKRVFYMSSEGNNLLHEVFPPVNPTVLDQLRSVDCIVYAMGSLFTSICPSLVLLGVGEIISSRSCRKVLLLNGTQDRETSGFTASCFVTAIADALNRTHGDPNIRLNNPVSGSCYYIHTFLFIFFVRCISFFLFCVQPGYYINTLLVPKDGEIAVDLKQLSEQGIDDVRVVETVRDPKHGVLFNPSSLINTLASLVE, encoded by the exons ATGGCGGAGATATGCTTTTTTGGAGGACTGGTCCATTATAAGGCTCCATCTCCTTCCTCCTCTCTTCATTATTCTCTCTTCCGCTCCAAATCCCATCACTATTCTCTCATGTCCGCCTCCGTATCAGTCGAATGCcactcctcctccacctccaccgtTGAGCCACCTTCCCTCCTCGTCTTCTCAG GGGGCACTGGATTTAACGGTGTGGTGGAAGAGCTGAAGAAGTTAACAACCAGAGTCGCTCATGTTCTTCCTGTCTCTGATGATGGAGGGAGTACTGCTGAGATTGTTCGTGTTCTCG GTGGACCAGCGGTTGGTGACATACGTTCAAGATGTTTAAGGCTGTCTGATGAAAGTACTTCAGAGGCACTTGCTGTTAGGAGGTTGCTTGGACATCGTTTACCTATTGATCCACATAAGGCCAAGAAAGATTG GTACGATATCGTGGAAGGCAATCATTCTCTGTGGGATGGTGTATCAAGACCTTACAGAGAAACAATCCGCGCTTTCTTAATTTACTTTCAGAATGAG ATCCTTAGACGACCTAATGATTCATTTTGCTTCGCTAATGGAAG CATTGGGAACTTCTTCTTTGCAGGAGCGAGGATCTTTTTCCAGTCTTTAGACGCTGCCATCTTTCTCTTTTCCCGTGTCTCAGAGATTCCTTGCGACAGTTTGGTCCTCCCTGTGATATCAACCAACGATAGGCTCACACTAGGATGTGAGTTACAG GATGGGACTATAATACGCGGACAGAACGAGATCTCTCACCCGACCAATGGGACTATGCAGACCGTTGACAAG AGACATTCTTCGACTCTTCCATCAAAGATGAAGAGAGTGTTTTACATGTCAAGCGAGGGCAATAATCTGCTTCATGAG GTCTTCCCACCAGTTAACCCAACTGTCTTGGACCAGTTGAGAAGCGTGGACTGTATCGTTTACGCTATGGGATCCCTATTCACTTCCATTTGCCCATCACTG GTTCTGCTTGGTGTTGGGGAGATTATCTCTTCCAGGTCATGTCGTAAGGTGCTTCTTCTGAACGGTACACAAGACCGAGAAACCAGCGGCTTCACTGCTTCTTGCTTTGTGACTGCTATTGCTGACGCTCTCAACAGAACTCATGGAGATCCTAATATCCGTCTAAACAATCCAGTGAGTGGTTCTTGCTACTATATCCACACTTTCTTGTTTATCTTCTTTGTCAGAtgtatatcattttttttgttttgtgtgcaGCCTGGATACTACATCAACACTCTGTTGGTACCAAAAGATGGAGAAATAGCTGTAGATCTCAAACAATTGTCTGAACAAGGAATCGATGATGTT AGAGTTGTGGAGACTGTTCGTGACCCAAAGCACGGCGTCTTGTTCAACCCGAGCTCACTGATTAACACATTAGCCAGTTTGGTGGAGTAA
- the LOC108806487 gene encoding uncharacterized protein YNL011C isoform X1 produces the protein MAEICFFGGLVHYKAPSPSSSLHYSLFRSKSHHYSLMSASVSVECHSSSTSTVEPPSLLVFSGGTGFNGVVEELKKLTTRVAHVLPVSDDGGSTAEIVRVLGGPAVGDIRSRCLRLSDESTSEALAVRRLLGHRLPIDPHKAKKDWYDIVEGNHSLWDGVSRPYRETIRAFLIYFQNEILRRPNDSFCFANGSIGNFFFAGARIFFQSLDAAIFLFSRVSEIPCDSLVLPVISTNDRLTLGCELQDGTIIRGQNEISHPTNGTMQTVDKRHSSTLPSKMKRVFYMSSEGNNLLHEVFPPVNPTVLDQLRSVDCIVYAMGSLFTSICPSLVLLGVGEIISSRSCRKVLLLNGTQDRETSGFTASCFVTAIADALNRTHGDPNIRLNNPPGYYINTLLVPKDGEIAVDLKQLSEQGIDDVVSISLSLLLSLCFQVYVGNNKHLFVLSLCLLQRVVETVRDPKHGVLFNPSSLINTLASLVE, from the exons ATGGCGGAGATATGCTTTTTTGGAGGACTGGTCCATTATAAGGCTCCATCTCCTTCCTCCTCTCTTCATTATTCTCTCTTCCGCTCCAAATCCCATCACTATTCTCTCATGTCCGCCTCCGTATCAGTCGAATGCcactcctcctccacctccaccgtTGAGCCACCTTCCCTCCTCGTCTTCTCAG GGGGCACTGGATTTAACGGTGTGGTGGAAGAGCTGAAGAAGTTAACAACCAGAGTCGCTCATGTTCTTCCTGTCTCTGATGATGGAGGGAGTACTGCTGAGATTGTTCGTGTTCTCG GTGGACCAGCGGTTGGTGACATACGTTCAAGATGTTTAAGGCTGTCTGATGAAAGTACTTCAGAGGCACTTGCTGTTAGGAGGTTGCTTGGACATCGTTTACCTATTGATCCACATAAGGCCAAGAAAGATTG GTACGATATCGTGGAAGGCAATCATTCTCTGTGGGATGGTGTATCAAGACCTTACAGAGAAACAATCCGCGCTTTCTTAATTTACTTTCAGAATGAG ATCCTTAGACGACCTAATGATTCATTTTGCTTCGCTAATGGAAG CATTGGGAACTTCTTCTTTGCAGGAGCGAGGATCTTTTTCCAGTCTTTAGACGCTGCCATCTTTCTCTTTTCCCGTGTCTCAGAGATTCCTTGCGACAGTTTGGTCCTCCCTGTGATATCAACCAACGATAGGCTCACACTAGGATGTGAGTTACAG GATGGGACTATAATACGCGGACAGAACGAGATCTCTCACCCGACCAATGGGACTATGCAGACCGTTGACAAG AGACATTCTTCGACTCTTCCATCAAAGATGAAGAGAGTGTTTTACATGTCAAGCGAGGGCAATAATCTGCTTCATGAG GTCTTCCCACCAGTTAACCCAACTGTCTTGGACCAGTTGAGAAGCGTGGACTGTATCGTTTACGCTATGGGATCCCTATTCACTTCCATTTGCCCATCACTG GTTCTGCTTGGTGTTGGGGAGATTATCTCTTCCAGGTCATGTCGTAAGGTGCTTCTTCTGAACGGTACACAAGACCGAGAAACCAGCGGCTTCACTGCTTCTTGCTTTGTGACTGCTATTGCTGACGCTCTCAACAGAACTCATGGAGATCCTAATATCCGTCTAAACAATCCA CCTGGATACTACATCAACACTCTGTTGGTACCAAAAGATGGAGAAATAGCTGTAGATCTCAAACAATTGTCTGAACAAGGAATCGATGATGTTGTTAgtatctctctatctctcctTCTTTCACTTTGTTTCCAAGTTTATGTGGGCAACAACAAACACTTATTTGTGCTCTCACTCTGTTTGTTGCAGAGAGTTGTGGAGACTGTTCGTGACCCAAAGCACGGCGTCTTGTTCAACCCGAGCTCACTGATTAACACATTAGCCAGTTTGGTGGAGTAA
- the LOC108808734 gene encoding transcription elongation factor SPT6, which translates to MGAIEDNRWVDMMIDKIGFALTKVDESIQKSIELWKELTKDIYDEQPNNGKPGEEDSSRDKSVTVVKERPIQHWGMRLGEAKESTSQHWSICDSKFPESLIQELEDDEVEEKEKEDDEGTVSESSGEEDICELTLGNSGTRYRLNRHHLHNEEASTGLSLKWKDGYEQLKDDDKSWGDDYDDCENLWKSYPRVPLGSCYLPPVHPLHKENNAVYFRRRNPYHMSTNDDTSSKQEEEEDEDEEEETKLETSGTSYSPSGYHHRNKEDTEDLRDRYEQLKMASSRARDGYELLKNDDTSSEDEDSWNEEEDVAEYWSRKYRVMSDATNISSVDDDDDDDDYDIDDDDLSDKLQGFVDVKEEETENKTESGEVETISPEGGWVYVTRE; encoded by the exons TGCATTAACCAAGGTTGACGAATCGATTCAAAAG AGTATTGAACTCTGGAAAGAGTTAACCAAAGACATATATGACGAGCAGCCAAACAATGGTAAACCCGGTGAAGAAGATTCCTCTCGAGATAAATCTGTCACTGTGGTCAAAGAAAGACCGATTCAACACTGGGGTATGCGCCTTGGTGAGGCGAAAGAATCAACGAGCCAACACTGGTCCATATGTG ATTCAAAATTTCCAGAGAGTTTGATTCAAGAACTAGAGGATGATGAAGTTgaggaaaaagaaaaggaagatgaCGAGGGTACAGTTTCGGAATCTAGTGGTGAAGAAGACATATGTGAGCTTACTTTGGGAAACTCAGGGACGAGATATCGCCTTAATCGTCACCATCTTCATAATGAAGAAGCTAGTACT GGTTTGAGTTTGAAGTGGAAAGATGGTTATGAGCAATTAAAGGATGATGATAAATCATGGGGTGATGATTATGATGACTGTGAAAACTTGTGGAAGTCTTACCCTAGGGTCCCTCTGGGGTCGTGCTACTTACCTCCTGTGCACCCTCTCCATAAAGAAAATAAT GCTGTGTATTTTAGGAGGAGGAATCCTTATCATATGTCAACAAATGATGATACCTCTTCCAaacaagaggaagaggaagatgaagatgaagaagaagagactaAACTGGAGACCTCCGGGACGAGCTATAGCCCTAGTGGCTACCATCATCGTAATAAAGAAGACACC GAGGATTTGAGAGATCGTTATGAGCAGTTAAAAATGGCGAGTTCGAGGGCGAGAGATGGTTATGAGCTGTTAAAGAATGATGACACGTCTTCCGAAGATGAGGATTCAtggaatgaagaagaagacgtggCGGAATATTGGAGTCGGAAGTATAGAGTCATGAGCGATGCAACTAACATATCATcggtggatgatgatgatgacgatgacgaTTATGatattgatgatgatgacttgTCGGACAAGTTACAAGGATTTGTTGATGTGAAGGAAGAGGAGACTGAGAATAAAACGGAAAGTGGCGAGGTCGAGACCATTTCCCCAGAAGGTGGTTGGGTTTATGTGACAAGGGAATAG